Genomic segment of Negativicoccus succinicivorans:
AACGCGACGACGGTGAGTTGCGCGCCCATCGCGCGCATATCGGTAGTCGCGGAAGAAAACGTCGGTTCACCGACGAGAACATGCGTTCCCTCATCGATAAAGAGTCGGTTCAGATCGATCAGCATGCCCATCGATCCCGTGTGAATCGCAAGTTGTTCCGGCGCAATTTTCGCCGCCGGCGCGAGGTATTCGCAAATCGCCGCGCGCAGTTCACGGTACGGATAGCTCGGATACGGCGAGATGCCGCTGAATGTCTCCCGATACAACTCCTCCGTCAGTTGCGGCGTGTAGCCGAACGGATTAATCCCGAGCGAACAATCGATCGCGTCATCGGTAATTGTGTCACCGTGCACGTAACTTTGCACCTTATAATCTGCCAAACTGTGTCGAATTCTGTATTTCATACTGCCCCTCCTACCATGCTGCGACTTTGTCGATTAATTCTTATTATTATAATATGATCCCCGCTGTTACGCAATGCGCGATGTTTTCAGTAACTGTACGTCAAGCGCAGATACAGGCTGACCGCAACGCCCGCCGTCAGCAGCGCCATTACCAAGTAATCGCGCTGTTGTGGCGTCACGGCGCGGGTAAAGCGCGTGGTGCCGGCACCGAAGCCGCGAAGCTCCAGCGAAAGCGCCATCGTTTCCGAACGCGCGAGCGATTTCAAAACGAGGGGCTGTACCACGCCGAGATACGCTTTGCTGCGGCGCAGATAGTGTCCGTTCTGCGGCACGCCGCGGCAAGCCTGCGCCTCGAGTACCGCTTTATTTTCCGCCAGAAAATCCGGCACGAAACGCAGCGCCGCCGTGAACATGAACGCGTATTCATACGGGATGTGCAACTGCGTCACGACCGCGGCCGTCAGATCCTGCAAGCGCGTCGTCGTCAACACCAAGAGGAAAACGCCCGCCAACGCCAACATCCGTAAACTCGCGACATACGCGGACTGCAACGTACCGCCGCCAAGGTATTGAATGACGCCCAAAAGGATCGCGAAGAAAATAAATGCCAATAACGCTTTGCGATTTTGTTGCAACACGCCGGCGGCGATAAAAATGACGATTTCCGCGAGAAACAGCGCAAAGAGCGCCGGCGGACTTTGCAAAAACAAAACGGCGAGCGACACCGCGACAATCATGAAAATTTTTGTTAAAGGAACCAAGCGCGTCATT
This window contains:
- a CDS encoding energy-coupling factor transporter transmembrane component T family protein → MTRLVPLTKIFMIVAVSLAVLFLQSPPALFALFLAEIVIFIAAGVLQQNRKALLAFIFFAILLGVIQYLGGGTLQSAYVASLRMLALAGVFLLVLTTTRLQDLTAAVVTQLHIPYEYAFMFTAALRFVPDFLAENKAVLEAQACRGVPQNGHYLRRSKAYLGVVQPLVLKSLARSETMALSLELRGFGAGTTRFTRAVTPQQRDYLVMALLTAGVAVSLYLRLTYSY